From Longimicrobium sp., one genomic window encodes:
- a CDS encoding lytic transglycosylase domain-containing protein: MQFRTAFPAALLVGCTIGGGLAATGKQLSFGHDGTGEPLGFIREAAAATATRWDIPVARNDAVDHFVELFSGRRSEVMADYLKRSGRYEGMIRTKLRLAGMPEDLVYLSMIESGFNPNARSHANAVGLWQFMAPTARGYGLRVDGYVDERRDPEKSTDAALRYLRDLHDQLGSWYLAAAAYNGGDGRVSRALAAETGRRRGESDDDFWRIRHRLPRETREYVPLMVAAALVGKEPGKYGLGDVERWMPLRADTVAVPGGTELETVAKAAGVSEREVTRLNPHLVRKVTPPGKKSFAVRIPEGHQDAFAGAFPALHAEAVARAEAERARQAEIARVRAAERRAAEQRLAARRTEARRIAARAAARRHTASRASAHASSRSRASARRTTTHRASAHTTRRPARHTTHATRRTRRHR, from the coding sequence ATGCAGTTCAGGACGGCGTTCCCGGCCGCGCTCCTCGTCGGGTGCACCATCGGCGGAGGCCTGGCGGCCACCGGCAAGCAGCTCTCGTTCGGCCACGACGGCACGGGCGAGCCGCTGGGCTTCATCCGCGAGGCCGCGGCCGCCACCGCCACCCGCTGGGACATCCCCGTGGCGCGCAACGACGCCGTGGACCACTTCGTGGAGCTGTTCTCCGGCCGCCGCAGCGAGGTGATGGCGGACTACCTGAAGCGCTCCGGGCGCTACGAGGGGATGATCCGCACCAAGCTGCGCCTGGCCGGGATGCCCGAGGACCTGGTCTACCTTTCCATGATCGAGAGCGGGTTCAACCCCAACGCCCGCTCGCACGCCAACGCCGTGGGCCTCTGGCAGTTCATGGCGCCCACCGCGCGCGGCTACGGCCTGCGCGTGGACGGGTACGTGGACGAGCGCCGCGACCCCGAGAAGAGCACCGACGCGGCGCTCCGCTACCTGCGCGACCTGCACGACCAGCTCGGCTCGTGGTACCTGGCCGCGGCCGCCTACAACGGCGGCGACGGCCGCGTGAGCCGCGCCCTGGCCGCCGAGACCGGCCGCAGGCGTGGCGAGAGCGACGACGACTTCTGGCGCATCCGCCACCGCCTGCCACGCGAGACGCGCGAGTACGTGCCGCTGATGGTGGCCGCGGCGCTGGTCGGCAAGGAGCCGGGGAAGTACGGGCTGGGCGACGTGGAGCGCTGGATGCCGCTGCGCGCCGACACCGTGGCGGTTCCCGGCGGCACCGAGCTGGAAACCGTGGCCAAGGCGGCCGGCGTCAGCGAGCGCGAGGTCACGCGCCTGAATCCGCACCTGGTGCGCAAGGTCACGCCGCCGGGGAAGAAGTCCTTCGCGGTGCGCATCCCCGAGGGGCACCAGGACGCCTTCGCCGGCGCCTTCCCCGCGCTGCACGCCGAAGCCGTGGCCCGTGCCGAGGCCGAGCGCGCGCGCCAGGCGGAGATCGCCCGCGTCCGCGCCGCGGAGCGCCGCGCCGCCGAGCAGCGCCTGGCCGCGCGCCGCACCGAGGCCCGCCGCATCGCGGCGCGCGCGGCCGCCCGCCGCCACACCGCGTCGCGCGCGTCGGCGCATGCCTCGTCGCGCTCGCGGGCGTCCGCGCGCAGGACGACGACGCACCGCGCCTCCGCGCACACCACCCGTCGCCCCGCGCGCCACACCACGCACGCCACGCGCAGGACGCGCCGCCACCGCTGA
- a CDS encoding alkaline phosphatase family protein, which yields MPPSRPSRVLLVFLDGVGIGPADAERNPFARARLPSLRRLLGGRLPVADDLDADGKILGGAMVLVAADATMGVAGTPQSGTGQTALLTGRNTAVEYGRHFGPWVPTGLRDLLAAENLLTRAVQAGGTAAFANAYPVASIAADPRIFRRPAAPPLAARAAGVLTRDLPELARGEAVASSITHERWREHTGDALPDITAAEAGRRLARIAAGADVTLFAHYDTDHAGHRGAMEGAIAALEKVDAFLGGLADALPADALLVVSSDHGNVEDATGGHTLNPVPVLAMGPGSGELAARARAITDVAPALLQMLGMER from the coding sequence GTGCCGCCCAGCCGTCCCTCGCGCGTGCTGCTCGTGTTCCTGGACGGCGTCGGCATCGGCCCCGCGGACGCGGAGCGCAACCCGTTCGCCCGCGCGCGGCTCCCCAGCCTGCGGCGCCTCCTTGGCGGCCGCCTCCCCGTCGCGGACGACCTGGACGCGGACGGAAAGATCCTGGGCGGGGCGATGGTGCTGGTGGCGGCGGACGCGACGATGGGCGTGGCCGGAACGCCGCAGAGCGGGACGGGTCAGACGGCGCTGCTGACGGGGCGCAACACCGCGGTGGAGTACGGGCGCCACTTCGGGCCGTGGGTGCCCACCGGGCTGCGCGACCTGCTGGCCGCCGAGAACCTGCTCACGCGGGCGGTGCAAGCCGGGGGGACGGCGGCGTTCGCCAACGCCTACCCGGTCGCCTCGATCGCCGCGGACCCGCGGATCTTCCGGCGCCCGGCCGCGCCGCCGCTGGCCGCCCGCGCCGCCGGGGTGCTCACGCGCGACCTCCCCGAGCTCGCGCGCGGCGAGGCGGTCGCGTCGTCCATCACGCACGAGCGCTGGCGCGAGCACACCGGCGACGCGCTCCCCGACATCACCGCGGCCGAGGCGGGGCGGCGGCTGGCGCGCATCGCCGCGGGGGCGGACGTGACGCTGTTCGCGCACTACGACACCGACCACGCCGGCCACCGCGGCGCCATGGAGGGTGCCATCGCCGCGCTGGAGAAGGTGGACGCGTTCCTGGGCGGCCTGGCCGACGCGCTGCCGGCCGACGCGCTGCTGGTGGTGAGCAGCGACCACGGCAACGTGGAGGACGCCACGGGCGGGCACACCCTGAACCCCGTGCCCGTGCTGGCGATGGGGCCGGGGAGCGGCGAGCTGGCCGCGCGCGCCCGCGCCATCACCGACGTGGCGCCCGCGCTTCTGCAGATGCTGGGAATGGAGCGATGA